From one Variovorax sp. PBL-H6 genomic stretch:
- a CDS encoding phenylacetate--CoA ligase family protein: MNDFYDALEVRDPAQREQDLLAALPKQIAQAQTAAPAFAKILDGVKPADIASREALARLPVTRKSELLERQKAERARDPFGGFSAIRFGPRMLRVFASPGTIYEPEGEARDYWRTARALHAAGFRSGELVHNAFSYHMTPAGAIMESGARALGCTVFAGGTGQTEQQVDAMAELRPAGYAGTPSFLKILLEKAAERAIALPSLTKALVSGEAFPPSLRDWIAERGVDGTQCYATADLGLIAYETTAREGLVLDEGVIVEIVRPGTGDPVPEGEVGEIVVTTLNPDYPLIRFGTGDLSAVLPGPCPTGRTNTRIKGWLGRADQTTKVRGMFVHPGQVAEIARRFPEVRRARLVVEGEMGEDRMTLRLECASEPEGLAGRVAEAVRDVTKLRSEVELMEPGSLPNDGKVIEDARSYR, translated from the coding sequence ATGAATGATTTCTACGATGCGCTTGAAGTGCGCGACCCGGCGCAGCGCGAACAGGACCTGCTCGCGGCGTTGCCGAAGCAGATCGCCCAGGCCCAGACCGCAGCGCCCGCTTTCGCGAAGATCCTCGACGGCGTGAAGCCCGCAGACATCGCCAGCCGCGAGGCGCTGGCGCGACTGCCCGTCACGCGCAAGTCCGAGCTGCTGGAGCGGCAGAAGGCCGAGCGCGCGCGCGACCCGTTCGGCGGCTTCTCCGCCATCCGCTTCGGGCCGCGCATGCTGCGCGTGTTTGCGAGCCCGGGAACCATCTACGAGCCTGAAGGGGAGGCGCGCGACTATTGGCGCACGGCCCGTGCACTGCATGCCGCCGGCTTTCGTAGCGGCGAGCTGGTGCACAACGCCTTCAGCTACCACATGACGCCCGCAGGCGCGATCATGGAAAGCGGGGCGCGCGCGCTGGGTTGCACGGTGTTCGCCGGCGGCACGGGCCAGACCGAGCAGCAGGTGGACGCGATGGCCGAGCTCAGGCCTGCGGGCTACGCCGGCACGCCGAGCTTTCTGAAGATCCTGCTGGAGAAGGCGGCCGAGCGCGCTATCGCCCTGCCCTCGCTGACCAAGGCCCTCGTCTCGGGCGAGGCCTTCCCGCCCAGCCTGCGCGACTGGATCGCCGAGCGCGGCGTCGACGGTACGCAGTGCTATGCGACGGCGGACCTGGGCCTGATCGCCTACGAGACCACCGCACGCGAGGGCCTGGTGCTCGACGAAGGCGTGATCGTCGAGATCGTGCGCCCCGGCACGGGCGACCCGGTGCCCGAGGGCGAGGTGGGCGAGATCGTCGTCACCACGCTGAACCCCGACTATCCGCTGATCCGCTTCGGCACCGGCGACCTTTCGGCGGTGCTGCCGGGTCCCTGCCCGACCGGCCGAACCAACACCCGCATCAAGGGCTGGCTCGGTCGCGCCGACCAGACCACCAAGGTGCGCGGCATGTTCGTGCATCCGGGCCAGGTGGCGGAGATCGCGCGGCGCTTCCCGGAGGTGCGGCGCGCGCGGTTGGTGGTCGAGGGCGAGATGGGCGAAGACCGCATGACGCTGCGGCTCGAATGCGCCTCCGAGCCCGAGGGACTGGCCGGGCGCGTTGCCGAGGCGGTGCGCGACGTCACCAAGCTGCGCAGCGAAGTCGAGCTGATGGAGCCTGGCAGCCTGCCCAACGAT
- a CDS encoding ABC transporter ATP-binding protein, whose product MSTSNTLLNVNGIEVIYNHVILVLKGVSLKVPEGGIVALLGGNGAGKTTTLRAVSNLLAGERGAVTKGTIELRGERIEALSPAELVKRGLIQVMEGRHCFAHLTIEDNLMTGAYTRTDGKAAVAQTLEKVYAYFPRLKTRRGSQAAYTSGGEQQMCAIGRALMANPSMVLLDEPSMGLAPQIVDEVFGIVKDLNQKERVTFLLAEQNTNMALRYADYGYILENGRIVMDGEAQSLRENEDVKEFYLGVGGADRKSFRDAKSYKRRKRWLA is encoded by the coding sequence ATGAGTACGTCCAACACCCTCCTCAACGTCAACGGCATCGAGGTCATCTACAACCACGTGATCCTGGTGCTCAAGGGCGTCTCGCTGAAGGTGCCGGAGGGCGGCATCGTGGCGCTGCTCGGGGGCAACGGCGCGGGCAAGACCACCACGCTGCGCGCGGTGTCGAACCTGCTGGCGGGCGAGCGCGGCGCGGTGACCAAGGGCACGATCGAGCTGCGTGGCGAGCGCATCGAGGCACTGTCGCCGGCGGAGCTGGTCAAGCGCGGGCTGATCCAGGTGATGGAGGGCCGCCACTGCTTCGCCCACCTCACCATCGAGGACAACCTGATGACCGGCGCCTACACCCGCACCGACGGCAAGGCTGCCGTGGCGCAGACGCTGGAGAAGGTCTATGCCTATTTCCCGCGCCTCAAGACGCGTCGAGGCTCGCAGGCCGCCTATACGTCAGGCGGCGAGCAGCAGATGTGCGCCATCGGCCGCGCGCTGATGGCCAACCCCAGCATGGTGCTGCTCGACGAGCCCTCCATGGGCCTGGCGCCGCAGATCGTGGACGAGGTCTTCGGCATCGTGAAGGACCTGAACCAGAAGGAGCGCGTGACCTTCCTGCTGGCCGAGCAGAACACCAACATGGCGCTGCGCTATGCCGACTACGGCTACATCCTGGAGAACGGCCGCATCGTGATGGACGGGGAAGCGCAGAGCCTGCGCGAGAACGAGGACGTCAAGGAGTTCTACCTGGGCGTCGGCGGCGCGGACCGCAAGAGCTTTCGCGACGCCAAGAGCTACAAGCGCCGCAAGAGGTGGCTGGCGTAA
- a CDS encoding ABC transporter substrate-binding protein gives MKLKSLALAIATISALAGVAPAFAQAKEQFFPLLVYRTGPYAPNGTPWANGKQDYIKLINATGGINGVKISYEECETGYATDKGVECYERLKDKGATLIDPQATGITFALTDKAPVDKIPLITLGYGLSASQDGSVFKWNFPLMGSYWTAADILIQHIAKKEGGPDKLKGKKITLVYHDSPFGKEPIPLLQERAKMNGFELTLIPVAAPGIEQKSAWLQVRQQRPDYVLLWGWGVMNSTALKEAVATGYPREKMYGVWWAGAEPDVKDVGAAAKGYNALALNTSGTQPKVIQDILKVVHDKGQGTGPRDEVGSVLYTRGLIIQMLGVEAVRRAQERFGKGKVMTGEQVRWGLENLALDQKKLDALGFSGVLRPISTSCQDHMGSTWARVHTWDGSKWGGMSDWYQADEQIIKPMVKAAGDKYATEKKLPKREASDCAA, from the coding sequence ATGAAGCTGAAGTCACTCGCACTCGCCATCGCAACAATCTCGGCACTCGCGGGCGTGGCCCCTGCGTTCGCCCAGGCCAAGGAGCAGTTCTTCCCGCTGCTGGTCTACCGCACCGGCCCTTATGCGCCGAACGGCACGCCCTGGGCCAACGGCAAGCAGGACTACATCAAGCTCATCAACGCGACCGGCGGCATCAACGGCGTGAAGATCAGCTACGAGGAATGCGAGACCGGCTACGCCACCGACAAGGGGGTGGAGTGCTATGAGCGGCTCAAGGACAAGGGCGCGACGCTGATCGATCCGCAGGCCACCGGCATCACTTTCGCGCTCACGGACAAGGCCCCGGTCGACAAGATTCCGCTCATCACGCTCGGCTACGGCCTCTCGGCCTCGCAGGACGGCAGCGTGTTCAAGTGGAACTTCCCGCTGATGGGCAGCTACTGGACAGCGGCGGACATCCTGATCCAGCACATCGCGAAGAAGGAAGGCGGCCCCGACAAGCTCAAGGGCAAGAAGATCACGCTGGTCTACCACGACTCGCCCTTCGGCAAGGAGCCGATTCCGCTGCTGCAGGAACGCGCGAAGATGAACGGCTTCGAGCTCACGCTGATCCCCGTGGCCGCGCCCGGCATCGAGCAGAAGTCGGCCTGGCTGCAGGTGCGCCAGCAGCGGCCCGACTACGTGCTGCTGTGGGGCTGGGGCGTGATGAACTCGACCGCGCTGAAGGAAGCGGTCGCCACCGGCTATCCGCGCGAGAAGATGTACGGCGTGTGGTGGGCCGGCGCCGAGCCGGACGTGAAGGACGTGGGCGCAGCAGCCAAGGGCTACAACGCGCTGGCGCTCAACACCTCGGGCACGCAACCCAAGGTGATCCAGGACATCCTGAAGGTCGTGCATGACAAGGGCCAGGGCACGGGTCCGCGCGACGAGGTCGGCTCGGTGCTCTACACGCGCGGCCTGATCATCCAGATGCTGGGCGTGGAGGCGGTGCGCCGCGCACAGGAGCGCTTCGGCAAGGGCAAGGTCATGACCGGCGAGCAGGTGCGCTGGGGGCTGGAGAACCTCGCGCTCGATCAGAAGAAGCTCGATGCGCTCGGCTTCTCGGGCGTGCTGCGGCCGATCAGCACCTCGTGCCAGGACCACATGGGCTCCACCTGGGCGCGCGTCCACACCTGGGACGGCAGCAAGTGGGGCGGCATGAGCGACTGGTACCAGGCCGACGAGCAGATCATCAAGCCGATGGTGAAAGCCGCGGGCGACAAGTACGCGACAGAGAAGAAGCTGCCCAAGCGCGAGGCGTCGGACTGCGCGGCTTAG
- a CDS encoding branched-chain amino acid ABC transporter permease yields the protein MIYRENGQFKSTYRADQQVFPILQDRVFMLALLAIAFAVVPLVASEYFFRAILIPFLILSLAALGLNILVGYCGQISLGTGAFMAVGAYAAYNFHVRIEGMPLIASLLLGGLCATVVGVLFGIPSLRIKGLYLAVATLAAQFFLDWAFLRINWLTNNSASGSVSVAGLNVFGLPVQTAVQKYLLCLALLVLFAMLAKNLVRSAIGREWMAIRDMDVAAAVIGIRPVYAKLTAFAVSSFIVGVAGALWGFVHLSTWEPAAFNIDRSFQLLFMVIIGGLGSIMGSFFGAAFIVLLPIVLNQLPGWFGLSMSTALASHLEFMIFGALIVFFLIVEPHGLARLWSTAKEKLRLWPFPH from the coding sequence ATGATTTACAGAGAAAACGGCCAGTTCAAGTCCACCTACCGCGCGGACCAGCAGGTCTTCCCGATCCTGCAGGACCGCGTCTTCATGCTGGCACTGCTCGCCATCGCCTTCGCGGTGGTGCCGCTGGTCGCCTCGGAATACTTCTTCCGTGCGATCCTGATTCCCTTCCTGATCCTCTCGCTGGCGGCGCTTGGGCTCAACATCCTGGTGGGCTATTGCGGGCAGATCTCATTGGGTACGGGCGCCTTCATGGCGGTGGGCGCCTACGCGGCCTACAACTTCCACGTGCGCATCGAGGGCATGCCGCTCATCGCCTCGCTGCTGCTGGGCGGGCTGTGCGCCACCGTCGTGGGCGTGCTCTTCGGCATTCCGAGCCTGCGCATCAAGGGGCTCTACCTGGCGGTGGCGACGCTGGCCGCGCAGTTCTTCCTCGATTGGGCCTTCCTGCGCATCAACTGGCTGACCAACAACTCGGCGTCGGGCTCGGTGAGTGTCGCCGGGCTCAACGTGTTCGGGCTGCCGGTGCAGACGGCGGTGCAGAAATACCTGCTGTGCCTTGCGCTGCTGGTGCTGTTCGCGATGCTGGCCAAGAATCTCGTGCGCAGCGCCATCGGGCGCGAGTGGATGGCCATACGCGACATGGACGTGGCCGCAGCGGTGATCGGCATCCGCCCGGTGTACGCCAAGCTGACGGCTTTCGCGGTGAGTTCCTTCATCGTCGGCGTGGCGGGCGCGTTGTGGGGCTTCGTCCACCTGAGCACCTGGGAGCCGGCGGCGTTCAACATCGACCGCTCTTTTCAACTGCTCTTCATGGTGATCATCGGCGGGTTGGGCTCGATCATGGGCAGCTTCTTTGGCGCGGCGTTCATCGTGCTGCTGCCGATCGTCCTTAACCAGCTCCCGGGCTGGTTCGGCTTGTCGATGTCGACCGCGCTGGCCTCGCATCTCGAGTTCATGATCTTCGGCGCGCTGATCGTGTTCTTTCTGATCGTGGAGCCGCACGGGCTCGCGCGGCTCTGGTCCACCGCCAAGGAAAAGCTGCGGCTCTGGCCCTTCCCTCATTGA
- a CDS encoding branched-chain amino acid ABC transporter permease, whose amino-acid sequence MGFFLETLFGGLMVGMLYSLIAIGFVLIYKASGVFNFAQGAMVLFAALAMARFAEWFPRWLGFESQVLANLLAFVAAMAVMIVVAWLIERLALSRLVNQEGITLLMATLGIAYFLDGLGQTLFGNDIYKIDVGMPKEPLMVLESTFQGGLLLSQEDLIAAGVAAALVAVLALFFQKTATGRALRAVADDHQAAQSIGIPLNRIWVIVWSVAGFAALVAGIIWGSKLGVQFSLSLVALKALPVVILGGLTSVPGAIIGGLLIGVGEKLSEIYLGPMLGGGIEIWFAYVLALAFLLVRPQGLFGEKIIDRV is encoded by the coding sequence ATGGGATTCTTCCTCGAAACACTCTTCGGCGGCCTGATGGTCGGCATGCTGTACTCGCTGATCGCGATCGGCTTCGTGCTGATCTACAAGGCCTCCGGCGTCTTCAACTTTGCGCAGGGCGCGATGGTGCTGTTCGCCGCGCTGGCAATGGCGCGCTTCGCGGAATGGTTCCCACGATGGCTGGGCTTCGAGAGCCAGGTGCTCGCCAACCTGCTGGCCTTCGTCGCCGCGATGGCGGTGATGATCGTGGTGGCGTGGCTGATCGAGCGGCTCGCGCTCAGCAGGCTGGTCAACCAGGAAGGCATCACGCTGCTGATGGCCACGCTGGGCATCGCCTACTTCCTCGACGGTCTCGGCCAGACGCTGTTCGGCAACGACATCTACAAGATCGATGTCGGCATGCCCAAGGAACCGCTGATGGTGCTGGAGAGCACTTTCCAGGGCGGCCTGCTGCTGAGCCAGGAAGACCTGATCGCCGCAGGCGTCGCCGCCGCGCTGGTGGCGGTCCTGGCTCTGTTCTTCCAGAAGACGGCCACGGGCCGCGCGCTGCGCGCGGTGGCGGACGACCACCAGGCTGCGCAGTCCATCGGCATTCCGCTCAACCGGATCTGGGTCATCGTGTGGTCGGTGGCGGGCTTCGCGGCGCTGGTGGCCGGGATCATCTGGGGCTCGAAGCTCGGCGTGCAGTTCTCGCTCTCGCTGGTGGCGCTGAAGGCACTGCCGGTGGTGATCCTTGGCGGGCTGACCTCGGTGCCCGGCGCGATCATCGGCGGGCTGCTGATCGGCGTGGGCGAAAAGCTCTCGGAGATCTACCTGGGGCCGATGCTCGGCGGCGGCATCGAGATCTGGTTCGCCTACGTGCTGGCGCTGGCCTTTCTGCTCGTGCGACCGCAAGGCCTCTTCGGCGAAAAGATCATCGACCGGGTCTAG
- a CDS encoding ABC transporter ATP-binding protein: protein MNAQNIAEAAMLASATHGGRNIGEVILDVQNISLSFGGVKALTDISFDVREHEVRAIIGPNGAGKSSMLNCINGVYQPQQGSITFRGKHFRHMNSRQVAEMGVARTFQNLALFKGMSVLDNIMTGRNLKMKSGLLAQALRWGPAEREELAQREFVERIIDFLEIQLHRKTPVGRLPYGLQKRVDLGRALAMEPQVLLLDEPMAGMNVEEKQDMSRFILDVNDEFGTTIVLIEHDMGVVMDISDRVVVLDYGKKIGDGTPDDVRNNEDVIRAYLGTEH, encoded by the coding sequence ATGAACGCGCAGAACATCGCCGAAGCCGCGATGCTCGCGAGCGCCACCCACGGCGGCCGGAACATCGGCGAGGTCATCCTCGACGTGCAGAACATCTCGCTGTCCTTCGGCGGCGTCAAGGCGCTGACCGACATCAGCTTCGACGTGCGCGAGCACGAGGTGCGCGCCATCATCGGCCCCAACGGTGCGGGCAAGAGCTCCATGCTCAACTGCATCAACGGCGTCTACCAGCCGCAGCAGGGCTCCATCACCTTTCGCGGAAAGCACTTCAGGCACATGAACTCGCGCCAGGTCGCCGAGATGGGCGTGGCGCGCACCTTCCAGAACCTGGCGCTGTTCAAGGGCATGAGCGTGCTCGACAACATCATGACGGGCCGCAACCTCAAGATGAAGAGCGGCCTGCTCGCGCAGGCGCTGCGCTGGGGCCCGGCCGAGCGCGAGGAGCTCGCGCAGCGCGAGTTCGTCGAACGCATCATCGACTTCCTCGAGATCCAGTTGCACCGCAAGACGCCGGTGGGGCGCCTGCCCTACGGCCTGCAGAAGCGCGTCGACCTTGGCCGCGCGCTGGCCATGGAGCCGCAGGTGCTGCTGCTGGACGAGCCGATGGCCGGCATGAACGTGGAGGAGAAGCAGGACATGAGCCGCTTCATCCTCGACGTGAACGACGAGTTCGGCACCACCATCGTGCTGATCGAACATGACATGGGCGTGGTGATGGACATCTCGGACCGCGTGGTGGTGCTCGACTACGGCAAGAAGATCGGCGACGGTACGCCGGACGACGTGCGCAACAACGAGGACGTGATCCGGGCTTACCTCGGCACGGAACACTGA
- a CDS encoding AMP-dependent synthetase/ligase: protein MQTTANTFPRLLLAHAQRQPDAPAVREKDLGIWQTWSWSAVAREVREIACGLASLGFKPGDNLAIVGANRPHLYMAVLAAQSLRGVPVPLYQDAVAGEMVFMLEDAAIDFVIAEDQEQVDKLLECRELMALQGKPGLHHIVYDDPRGLRHYAQPGLLGYDRLRELGRAFDSAQPAFFEQSLNGAEPGDVAVILYTSGTTGRPKGVCQTHASFIAAGRGGVETDRLGPGDNIMSYLPMAWVGDHLFSVAQWMVGGFTLNCPESSATVMNDMREIGPSYYFGPPRTFEGLLTAVSIRMEDAAAPKRWLYAKFMSLAQRVGADILNGAKVGLGDRLLYGLGDLLVYGPLRNVLGMSRIRVAYTAGAAIGPDLFRFYRSIGVNLKQFYGQTETCAYVCLQQDGKVKLQTVGSAAPGIELRIAPDGEVLVRGVSVLKEYYKRPDATAEVLDAEGYFHTGDAGVIDAEGHLRIIDRAKDVGKLSRGAIFAPNYIENKLKFFPQIKEAVCFGNGREEVCAAINIDYEAVGNWAERRGLPYGGYVDLAGKAEVLQLIAECVEKVNADLASEEGMGETQIARFLVLHKELDPDDDELTRTRKVRRGFIADKYRVLVDALYGGKAEQYIETQVKFEDGRTGVVNATLKIVEARRFPPLKAAA, encoded by the coding sequence GTGCAAACCACCGCCAACACCTTTCCCCGCCTGTTGCTGGCCCATGCGCAGCGCCAGCCCGACGCGCCGGCCGTGCGCGAGAAGGATCTCGGCATCTGGCAGACCTGGAGCTGGTCGGCGGTGGCCCGCGAGGTGCGCGAGATCGCCTGCGGGCTCGCCAGCCTGGGCTTCAAGCCGGGCGACAACCTGGCGATCGTCGGCGCCAACCGCCCGCACCTGTACATGGCGGTGCTGGCGGCACAGAGCCTGCGCGGCGTGCCGGTGCCGCTTTACCAGGACGCAGTGGCAGGCGAGATGGTCTTCATGCTGGAGGACGCAGCCATCGACTTCGTAATTGCGGAGGACCAGGAGCAGGTCGACAAGCTGCTGGAATGCCGAGAGCTGATGGCGCTACAAGGCAAGCCGGGCCTCCACCACATCGTCTACGACGACCCGCGCGGGTTGCGGCACTACGCGCAGCCCGGCCTGCTCGGATACGACCGCCTGCGGGAGCTGGGCCGCGCCTTCGACAGCGCACAGCCCGCATTCTTCGAACAGAGCCTGAACGGCGCCGAACCCGGTGACGTCGCGGTGATCCTCTACACCTCCGGCACGACGGGCCGACCCAAGGGCGTGTGCCAGACGCACGCCAGCTTCATCGCGGCAGGCCGCGGCGGCGTCGAGACCGACCGGCTCGGCCCCGGCGACAACATCATGAGCTACCTGCCGATGGCCTGGGTCGGCGACCACCTGTTCTCGGTGGCGCAGTGGATGGTGGGCGGCTTCACGCTCAACTGCCCCGAGTCCTCGGCCACGGTGATGAACGACATGCGCGAGATCGGCCCCAGCTACTACTTCGGCCCGCCTCGCACCTTCGAGGGCCTGTTGACGGCGGTCTCGATCCGCATGGAAGACGCGGCTGCGCCCAAGCGCTGGCTCTACGCGAAGTTCATGTCGCTGGCACAGCGTGTGGGCGCCGACATCCTGAACGGGGCGAAGGTGGGCCTCGGCGACCGGCTGCTCTACGGCCTGGGCGACCTGCTGGTCTATGGACCGCTGCGCAACGTACTGGGCATGAGCCGCATCCGCGTGGCCTACACCGCGGGCGCGGCGATCGGGCCCGACCTGTTCCGCTTCTACCGCTCGATCGGCGTCAACCTCAAGCAGTTCTACGGTCAGACGGAGACCTGCGCCTACGTCTGCCTTCAGCAGGACGGCAAGGTCAAGCTGCAGACCGTGGGCAGCGCGGCGCCCGGCATCGAGTTGCGCATCGCACCGGACGGCGAGGTGCTGGTGCGGGGCGTCTCGGTGCTGAAGGAGTACTACAAGCGCCCCGACGCCACGGCCGAGGTGCTCGATGCAGAGGGCTACTTCCACACCGGCGACGCCGGCGTGATCGACGCCGAGGGCCATCTCCGCATCATCGACCGCGCCAAGGACGTCGGCAAACTCTCGCGCGGCGCGATCTTCGCGCCCAACTACATCGAGAACAAGCTGAAGTTCTTCCCGCAGATCAAGGAAGCGGTGTGCTTCGGCAACGGGCGCGAGGAGGTCTGCGCCGCCATCAACATCGACTACGAGGCCGTGGGCAACTGGGCCGAGCGCCGCGGACTGCCCTACGGCGGCTACGTCGACCTCGCCGGCAAGGCCGAGGTGCTGCAGCTGATCGCCGAATGCGTCGAGAAGGTGAACGCCGACCTGGCGAGCGAGGAAGGCATGGGCGAAACGCAGATCGCGCGCTTCCTGGTGCTGCACAAGGAACTGGACCCCGACGACGACGAGCTCACCCGCACGCGCAAGGTGCGGCGCGGCTTCATCGCCGACAAGTACCGCGTGCTCGTCGATGCGCTCTACGGCGGCAAGGCCGAGCAGTACATCGAGACGCAGGTCAAGTTCGAGGACGGGCGCACGGGCGTGGTGAACGCCACGCTGAAGATCGTCGAAGCCAGGCGCTTCCCGCCGCTGAAGGCCGCCGCATGA
- a CDS encoding Crp/Fnr family transcriptional regulator — translation MTRGSSYGVSSLRERVRPATAQELQNIPWLHTLTPAERRRAEAAVVVGDAESGDLVCRIGRPPTFWFGVVEGLLKMSNDNADGTSMTYSGLPPGGWFGEGTALKREPYRYNIQALRRSVVAGLPVDDFHWLLDHSIGFNRFVMNQLNERLGQFIAAREADRLNNPDARVARNLAALFNPVLFPGVGELLRITQQELAYLIGLSRQRVNEALRTLQAKGAIRVEYGGVRVLDLVALRAGGG, via the coding sequence ATGACCCGCGGCAGTTCGTACGGCGTTTCTTCCCTGCGCGAGCGCGTGCGGCCCGCCACGGCGCAAGAGCTGCAGAACATCCCCTGGCTTCACACCCTCACGCCTGCCGAGCGGCGCCGCGCCGAGGCAGCGGTGGTGGTGGGCGACGCCGAGTCGGGCGACCTGGTCTGCCGCATCGGCCGTCCGCCCACCTTCTGGTTCGGTGTCGTCGAGGGCCTGCTCAAGATGAGCAACGACAACGCCGATGGCACGTCGATGACCTACAGCGGCCTGCCGCCCGGCGGCTGGTTCGGCGAAGGCACGGCCCTCAAGCGCGAGCCCTACCGCTACAACATCCAGGCGCTGCGCCGCAGCGTGGTGGCAGGCCTGCCGGTGGATGACTTCCACTGGCTGCTGGACCATTCCATCGGCTTCAATCGCTTCGTGATGAACCAGCTCAACGAGCGCCTCGGCCAGTTCATAGCGGCGCGCGAAGCCGACCGGCTCAACAACCCCGACGCGCGTGTCGCGCGCAATCTGGCGGCGCTGTTCAACCCGGTGCTCTTCCCTGGCGTGGGGGAGCTGCTGCGCATCACCCAGCAGGAGCTGGCCTACCTGATCGGCTTGTCGCGCCAGCGCGTCAACGAGGCGCTGCGGACGCTGCAGGCAAAGGGTGCGATCCGCGTCGAGTACGGCGGGGTGCGCGTGCTCGACCTTGTGGCCTTGCGCGCGGGTGGGGGGTGA
- a CDS encoding SOS response-associated peptidase family protein produces MPIQYEPTRDARHFLEGFGLSSPAQPPVIRPGGQGVFIRRPRGDREGSAVTARFEAAAGRWGLIPLFAKEREYPFTFEARSETASSERDFHQPWKRGHRCVVLADALYRRGDSEDSVVRVSRADGKPLALAGLWNGWRAPDGTCVESFALLTLPAVEQPAQRRVVFLREAWIDDWLHCPVEETAAYLRPYALDKLVRRTIVNDPAIPLPERAPAAS; encoded by the coding sequence ATGCCCATCCAGTACGAGCCTACGCGCGACGCGCGCCATTTCCTCGAGGGCTTCGGACTTTCCAGCCCCGCACAGCCGCCGGTGATCCGCCCCGGCGGGCAGGGCGTGTTCATCCGCAGGCCGCGTGGCGACCGCGAAGGCAGCGCCGTCACCGCGCGCTTCGAGGCGGCCGCAGGGCGCTGGGGGCTGATCCCGCTGTTCGCCAAGGAGCGCGAGTACCCCTTCACCTTCGAGGCACGCAGCGAAACGGCCTCGAGCGAGCGTGACTTCCACCAGCCGTGGAAGCGCGGCCACCGCTGCGTGGTGCTGGCCGATGCGCTGTACCGCCGCGGCGACAGCGAAGACTCGGTGGTGCGCGTCAGCCGCGCCGACGGCAAGCCGCTGGCGCTGGCCGGCCTGTGGAATGGCTGGCGCGCGCCTGATGGCACATGCGTCGAAAGCTTCGCGCTGCTGACGCTGCCCGCCGTGGAGCAGCCCGCCCAGCGCCGGGTCGTCTTCCTGCGCGAAGCCTGGATCGACGACTGGCTGCATTGCCCCGTCGAGGAGACCGCCGCCTACCTGCGCCCCTACGCGCTTGACAAGCTGGTGCGCCGCACGATCGTGAACGACCCTGCCATTCCATTGCCGGAGCGCGCGCCTGCGGCTTCCTGA
- a CDS encoding SDR family NAD(P)-dependent oxidoreductase yields MNTSQLTIITGASRGLGRAMAEQLLAVPGQRLLCISRRVDDALAARASKAGAELEQWQQDLADPVPAAARLAAWLQGLDGQTFAGVTLINNAGTVGRTRPLSQAVATELSQALRVGLEAPLLLTSAFLAATSGWRAERKVLNISSGLGRNAMASQAPYCAAKAGMDHFSRAVALEEEALGGGAKIVSLAPGVIDTDMQVQLRGAEADMFPDRARFERLKAQGQLDTPESAAAKVLAYLARPDFGSKPVADVRDA; encoded by the coding sequence ATGAATACATCGCAACTCACGATCATCACCGGCGCCTCGCGCGGCCTCGGCCGCGCCATGGCCGAGCAGCTGCTGGCCGTGCCCGGCCAGCGCCTGCTGTGCATTTCCCGGCGTGTCGACGATGCGCTCGCCGCTCGCGCCAGCAAAGCCGGCGCCGAGCTCGAGCAATGGCAGCAGGACCTGGCCGATCCGGTGCCGGCCGCCGCCCGGCTTGCGGCCTGGCTGCAGGGCCTGGACGGGCAGACTTTCGCAGGCGTCACGCTGATCAACAACGCCGGTACCGTGGGCCGCACCCGCCCGCTTTCGCAGGCGGTGGCCACCGAGCTGTCGCAGGCGCTGCGCGTGGGCCTGGAAGCGCCGCTGCTATTGACCTCGGCCTTCCTCGCCGCCACGAGCGGCTGGCGCGCAGAGCGCAAGGTGCTCAACATTTCCTCCGGCCTTGGCCGCAACGCCATGGCGAGCCAAGCCCCTTACTGCGCGGCGAAGGCCGGCATGGACCATTTCTCGCGCGCCGTGGCGCTGGAGGAGGAGGCTCTGGGCGGCGGCGCGAAGATCGTCTCGCTCGCACCGGGCGTGATCGACACCGACATGCAGGTGCAGCTTCGCGGTGCCGAGGCCGACATGTTCCCCGACCGCGCGCGATTCGAGCGCCTGAAGGCCCAGGGCCAGCTGGATACGCCAGAGTCGGCGGCAGCGAAGGTCCTCGCGTACCTGGCCCGCCCCGACTTCGGCAGCAAGCCCGTCGCCGACGTCCGCGACGCGTAG